GATCCATCTTTATAGGATACTACGCCATGTACTATTGATTCTGGGTGTATAACAACATCCAATTTACTTAGACCAACTGCAAATAAATTCTGAGCTTCAATTAATTCTAAAGCTTTATTCATCATAGTTGCACTGTCAATTGAATTTTTTTTCCCCATTTTCCAAATAGGGTGACTCATTGCATCACGCAATGTTACATTTTGCATTTGCTCGTAAGTTAAATGTAAAAACGGACCACCGGAAGCTGTGAGCACAATTTTATCAAGGTTATAACTGCTATGAAAGATCTGAAAGATGGCATTATGTTCTGAGTCTATGGGAACAATTTTTACCTTATGCTCCTTTGCCTTTCTTAGCATAAACCCCCCACCACATATGATGCTTTCTTTATTTGCTAGAGCTATAATCTTTGTTTTAGATTCTATGATTTTCATTGTTGGCATAAGTCCAGCAATGCCAACTATGGCAACAACAGCTCGATCTATAGGGATAGAAGCTGCAGCTGCAAGTCCTTCACTACCTGCTTCAACATTAATCTTTGTGTCAGATAAAGATTCCTTCAAATCTCTAAAAAATCTCTTATCAGCAATAACAACATTTTTTGCATTTACTAAACGTGCCTGCCTTGCGAGTAATTCAAAATTTGAATCTGCAGTTAAAACTTCTACTTTATATTTGTTTGGATTTTTTAGCAAAAGCTGCACGGTCTTTTGTCCAATACAGCCTGTTGAACCAAAAACTGAAACTCTCTGCATTTAATTCTATAAATAAGATTATTTAAACGCAAAATTCTGCAAAGTAAATTTTGTTTTTTGTAGAGTAACTAATTCATTTCATAGTAAAAAAGAAAAAATTCAAAATGCTTAAAAATGTTATTCATAAGTATACATAATTCTCTGAGTTATTGTTTATTTTAGATATATTGTATTGATTTTTTAATCGACCTATTGTTGATTTAGTGCCAATCTGGAGAGGTGTACAACATCAGAGAGAGGAGCGTTTTTAGCCCTTTTCACGGATTCCCACCATGAGAGGACTACCAGTTGATAATTGGAAGCGCTATGGCTATATGTTTTAAGGCATATAACTATAAGGATATCAACCCTTACTCTAGGCAAAAGAGCCTAAAATAGCTAAAACTATTCAGTAGGTCGCCAAAGATCCTATTCAATATATTCAGATCTTTTTTTCCTATACATCTGCCACTTTAAAGGCCGCCTCTACAGCCTCAATCTCTCCAGATTGGCATTCTCTTTATATCATATACATTCACAACCATGGAAGCAGAAAAATGTGTTTTTTGCACTTTTTTAACTTTTTTTGCAAGTAAGCTTCAGGTTTGAGAAAATTTAACTTTAAAACCTAGAGCGCAATCAGTTTAATCCAAAATGAAAAATTCTTGATTTTTTAAATTAATTTATTAATATATTTATTTAATAATAAATTTAAAGATACTTTTATGTTAACTAATCAAAATAAATCACAAGCTGAACTTGATCATAGTCTTTTTAAAGCTCTTTATAAAAGAGATATAAACGAAATTAAAAATCTATTAGAACAAGGTGCAAATGTTAATGCTGAAAATTTGAACGGAAGTAGTCCTTTGCATATTGCTATTCAGCATAATAGCAGTGTCATGATAATAAAAATGTTATTAGAATATGGTGCAAAAATTGACGCTTTGAATAGAGATGGTAGAACGCCTTTACATATCGCCGCATCAAAACGTAAATTAATAGCAACAAAAGAGTTATTAAAAAATGGAGCAAATGTTAATATTAAAGATTGTAATGGTATGACACCTTTAAAATTACATATTGAGGATAATACACAAAAACAACCCAAACTTCTTGGTAATATCACCTTTTTACTTTTAGTTTTTGGTGCTAACTTAATTGATGAAATAGATGATAACTCTATTTTTAATAAACGTATGAAAAAATTTAACAGAATAAAAAGTAAATACCCCAATTGTGCACAATTGATACAAGCAAATGAAGCTTCAAAAGCCACTTTACAATATAAAGATATTCAAAAATTAGATGAAAAACTTAAAAATATTAATAATTCTTATTATTTTTTTATATATGATGCACTACAAAACCTTAAGCAATACATGCTGGAAAAATCTACAGCACAATACATATCAGATTTATCTAATAGAGATACTGTACTTAATACATTACAAAAAGCTTATGCAGCACCCGTCAGAGAAATCTACAATAGAATTGAATTCACTAGCGTAACTATAGTCTTTCCTAAAATAAACGATAAACCTCAATAATAGAGTTACCAACAAGAAGTAATAAGTTTTCTTGTTGATACATTCTAGGTCTTAGCCAGCTTTTAATTGTGTGCCAGCAATTTTCAATTGGATTAAGATCTGGTGAATATGGAGGAAGATAGAGTAAATTGCCTTTTCAATTAATTCTCTTGTTTTAGCGGTTTTATTGCATTATCGATAACTATCGCACTGTAATTGTGGTAATAATATTTGTTCTAACCACAGATTAAGCACCTCTTTGTCACAACCTCCAGTAAAGGTCAGAGGTGCAACAAATCTTCTTCCATCCTATTATGTTCTCGTCTTTTGCCAGTGCATGTATTTTCTCTCCTCTTGTCCATATTCTCTATATAATCTTTCATCTCTTGATAAATTTTTTTTAATGTGATTTTTAGTTATTGTACCAAATTGCGCTTATTCCGAAACCAATTTCATCTCTGCCAACTGGATGCTTTTTACATATTCTTCTAGGGGTCTATTTTTCGTATGAAACCACTAGCTTTTGCTGGTTTTATCCGGCAGATTGCTTTTTCAGCCATCTGTATAGTATTGCTATTCCAACAGCTCCACAACCTCAGCTTTCGACTTCCCTTTCTCAACCATAGATACCGCTTTCTCCCGTAAATCTAAGCTATCTCTTTATATACTAAAAATTTCATTATACCTTTATCACTTATTTTTGAAAGTACTATAGTAACGAGGTATGAGTTAGGCCAAAGCAAAAAAAAACATGCTTCAAGTTCCAGAAATAATATTAAACCTCATGTTATATTTTCTCTGAGAATTGCGATAAACTGTACCAGACACCACTTAATCTGACAGTGACGAATTAACTGACAGAAGAATTTAAATATACTATCAGAATCCTGATTTAATATTTTTCTAAAAAGCAATATATCAAGAAAAGTTTGCATTGGCGTTTTATCATAGCAATATTTGTCTGATTGTCTCATTGTAAGAACGCAACCAACATCAATTTGCAGATCTTCTAAAGAACTATATTTCTAAAGATGATTTGCATAGTTTTGTGAAGCATTGGTCTGTGGAGAGTGGGTTTTGGTTCTAGAATGATCGATATGCCTAAATAAAGCTGATAATTTCACGCAATATTCTGTACCTCTATCAGTCAAAATGCGCAATATCAAAGAATGCTATCATTTAGCAAGAGGTAATTGCTGTCTTATCGACTTAGCAAACGAGAATAAGTATCAATAAAAGTCTAGCTGGTAAATTCGCCCATTATATTACCCACGTAATATGTATCCTGAGAACCCAGATAACCTGAGTATCAATTTCACTATCTTTGTTCTTTCACTTTTTCTAAAGCTGTTAGAATTATTCCATCTTTTTGCTTCTAGTGCTTTAAGTCTTTTCTTAAAAGTCTCAACTATCCACCTTCAGATATTATTTTTTTCTCAGCTCATTTTTTATATGCTGGAAATTCTGTTGCTATACAGATCTTTCTATGTCTTCCGAAACTCTGTTTGCAAACTTTCTTACTTATCTCATCTCCATTTTCGTATAACTCCTTGAAGCGATAAAATTTGAATATCCCATACGCTTGTGACACATTTCCTAGTTGTCTTGCTAAAATCCTAATTTTAGTATTTTTGTTCTAAGTGTCAGTTCAAGTTTTATTTAATACAGTTTATGCTATAAAGCGAATTTTTTAGCAGCTTTGAGTCTGTTAAAATCTTCTTCGGCATGATATGAAGATCTAGTTAATGGGCTTGATGATACCATTTGAAACCCCTTGGAATAAGCTGCATACTTATAATATTCAAATTCTTCTGGAGTAACATAGCGATCAACTTTGGCATGCTTAGGTGTAGGCCTGAGATATTGGCCAATTGTGATAAAATCGACATCAGCTGCTCGCAAGTCATCCATAACCTGCAGTATTTCCTCTTTCGCCTCTCCAAGACCAACCATAAGCCCAGATTTAGTAAAAATATCGCTATTATTTTGCTTAACTTTTTTAAGTAAAAATAAAGAATGAAAATAGCGAGCACGCGGTCTAATTTTAGCATATAATCTAGGTACTGTTTCAACGTTATGATTATAAACATCTGGGCCCACTTTTGCTATTTTTTCAATTACCCCTTCTTTATTTAAAAAATCTGGTGTTAAAATTTCCACTGTTGTACTGGAATTAATTTTTCTTATTTCCTCTATACATCTGATAAATTGCTCAGCTCCACCATCTGGAAGATCATCCCTATCAACAGAAGTAATTACAACATGCTTTAAACCTAGTTTTTTTACGGCAATTGCCAAATTTTCTGGCTCATGAGGATCAAGTTTATCAGGAATTCCTGTTGCAACATTACAAAATGCACAAGCACGCGTACACACTGATCCTAAAATCATCACTGTTGCATGACGTTTATTCCAACATTCTCCAATATTAGGACATGCTGCTTCTTCACATACTGTATGTAAATTATATAATTTAACTATATTTAAAGTTTCATTAAAAACATCACCAGATGGAGCTTTAACTCTTAGCCATTCAGGCTTACTTTGCATATTTATTTATAAAAGTTTTCAAGTTGTATTTTTATTTTCTGCGCTCTTAATTTTAACTCCTCAAGCTCTACTTTCATCTTTTTTGCATCTGATTCTTCAGAATTTGTTTCTACTTCCTGCATCTTCAGCCCAACTTTTTCAAGCTGTACTTCTATTTTAGGCATTTTTGCAATCAAATTTTTAAGTCGAATTTCGGTCTTGTGCTTTTCTGGTACCAACCCTTTTAGTTGTATTTCTATCTTCCTTATTTTTAAAACTAAACCTTTAAACTGGATCTCTATCTTTTGCTCTGCTGAAATTAGCTTCTTTAGCTTATTTTTTATCTTTTGAGCTTTTAAGCTTAAATCCTCTTTAGCAACACTTAATAAATATTGATCTAATCCACCTTTATAATCTATAGTTCTTAAAGTCTTTGTTGCTATACGTTCTTTGAATTTTTTGTTTAAAATCTCACTTCTTAAAGAAACGTTGTGCAAGTTCAACAAAAAAGTACGCTTAGTCTTACGATTTGAATGAGATACTTTATTACCAAAACCTTTCGTTCTACCAGTTAGACTACATACTCTACTCATTTTAATTATTCCATATAGAAGTTTTAATTTATTTTAAACATTTTAGCTATTTAGTCAATAGATTATGTCTCTAGCTACCTATAAATTATAGGACATAATTTTAGATTCTTTGAGTTTTTCAAAGGCAAAAATCATTGTAATTCAGATACCAATACTTCTTTACTAAGAATTTGTGGTAGAATTTTTCCTTCCTTATTATGAAAATATAACACGTATAAAGGCACACCACCTCTTTTGAATTTTAGTAGATACTCGGTAATTTTTTCATCTTTTTTTGTCCAATCTGCTTTCATATACATAACATTTTTGCTTCTTAAAAGAGTTTGCATATCCTTTGATGTTAGTAAATGCTCATTAATCTTACACGTCACACACCAATCAGCACCAACTGCAACTAAAACATTGCGTTCATTTTGAACTAGACTGATCAGTTTATCGATGGAGAAATCAGCAACATTAGTGTCTTGCACATACACCATATTTTTCACTACAGCAAATGGAAGCAAATTTAGGAAAATTAGAAGCACAACTGTATAAATTCTTGAGCTTAATTTAGTGAGTACCCAAATACTAAAAACTAAGAGTAAAAGTCCTGTTAGTGCTGGTAGTATGGTGTTAGCATTTGATTCCTTAATCAATACCCAAAATAGCCAGATACTTGAGAGGTACATTGGAAAAGCTAAAAATTGTTTAACAGTCTCCATCCATTGCCCTGGCTTTGGCAAAAATTTAAGAATAGTTGGAAAGAATGATATAAGAAGATAAGGAAAAGCCACGCCAAATCCTAGTGCTTGAAAAATAAGTAAAAAGTGTAAAGTTGGTTGAGTTAAAGCAAAACCTACAGCAGATGCCATAAATGGTGCAGAACATGGAGTTGCAACTAAAATTGCAAATACTCCAGTACAAAAACTACCAATGCAATTTGATTGATTTATGTATTTGTTGCCAAAGTTAGGTAAAATAAAAGAAATGTCATAGAATCCAGAAAAGGATAATCCTATTAAAAACATAAGGTATAGTAGCACTAATATGAATATGGGAGACTGCATTTGATATCCCCAACCTACAGCACCGCCCATGCTACGTAGTATTAATAGCAACACTGCTAATATAAACATACAAAGCAACACACCAACGGTGTAGGCAAGACCTTCAATTTTTATTGTAAGATTACTAAGACCTTTAGCTTTTTTTAAAATTGAAAGAAATTTTAGTGAAAGAACAGGGAAAACACATGGCATACAATTTAAAATAATACCACCAATAAATGCAGAAATTATGGCATTGATAAAACTCATAATATAAATATTAAATTACCTTAATATATTCTTTTTATGCAAAAAATCAAAACGGACTATTAAAAATAGTATAAATAATTAAGATTAGGCAAAAATGGTTTACTTTTGAGCAACAGCAAATAGGGATACAAAAAGATAATTTTCTTTTGAACTATCGCTGTCATAAAAACTAGAATTTGAAATTTTTGAATATTTCTAAATTTTGCTCTTCTAAGAACCTGTAAGAGATCTCAAGACCCCCTGCGAAAATGAGGAAACAGGTATAAAAAGAGAGAGAAAGATATAAAATAGCAGTTTTGGCAGAAGTTATGAAAAAGTGGCAAATATATATTCCGTCAATTTGCTGATAGCAGAATGCGAAAAAATAGTCGAAATAGTTAGTGGGAAAAAGTTAAAAAACAGGCGACGGAATCACATTAAAACGCTAGAAGACAAAATTTTATGTGTGTTAATATACTACCGAACGTATATAATGCATCCATTTTTGGGCTATTTGTTTAATTTACACAATTCAAATATTTGCTAAAAAAAATGGGTTAGCGAAAAAAATCAAGATCACAAAACCAGAAAAAATATTTTGGTAGATGTGACAGACACAGCAGCCAAAAGATAGCAAAAAGAGAAGGAATTGGAAAAAAGAAAACATAAAAACCGAAATGAAGAAAACGGACAAATTTTATCAGTTTCAAAATCTCATCGTGGCAGGATTCATGACTTTAAGATACGAAAATAGTTCTGCCAATATAAAATATGCTGATTCTAGGGTTGGCAAAAATTGCAGTTGTGATTCCGTATAAAAAATACCGTAAAAAACCCCGGAGCAAAAGGATCATAGCTTGCGTCGTTTAGGTGGAAAATAAGACTCAAAGATATTTAAAATTATGTCACATGTAATTTTTAGAAAATATGAGGTTTAATATTATTTCTGGAACTTGAAGCATGGGT
This sequence is a window from Candidatus Mesenet endosymbiont of Phosphuga atrata. Protein-coding genes within it:
- the dxr gene encoding 1-deoxy-D-xylulose-5-phosphate reductoisomerase; its protein translation is MQRVSVFGSTGCIGQKTVQLLLKNPNKYKVEVLTADSNFELLARQARLVNAKNVVIADKRFFRDLKESLSDTKINVEAGSEGLAAAASIPIDRAVVAIVGIAGLMPTMKIIESKTKIIALANKESIICGGGFMLRKAKEHKVKIVPIDSEHNAIFQIFHSSYNLDKIVLTASGGPFLHLTYEQMQNVTLRDAMSHPIWKMGKKNSIDSATMMNKALELIEAQNLFAVGLSKLDVVIHPESIVHGVVSYKDGSNLAVLACPDMDIPISYALSWPRRSSITNKQLDLTKQKLTFFEPDYNQFPALKLAMEVLRSNTPHANSIILNAANEIATGAFVESRIGFLDIAKIVQETLAAVKITANFFDSLDNIIDLDSNSRILAERLINSNYVSSRCTVAL
- a CDS encoding ankyrin repeat domain-containing protein, which codes for MLTNQNKSQAELDHSLFKALYKRDINEIKNLLEQGANVNAENLNGSSPLHIAIQHNSSVMIIKMLLEYGAKIDALNRDGRTPLHIAASKRKLIATKELLKNGANVNIKDCNGMTPLKLHIEDNTQKQPKLLGNITFLLLVFGANLIDEIDDNSIFNKRMKKFNRIKSKYPNCAQLIQANEASKATLQYKDIQKLDEKLKNINNSYYFFIYDALQNLKQYMLEKSTAQYISDLSNRDTVLNTLQKAYAAPVREIYNRIEFTSVTIVFPKINDKPQ
- the lipA gene encoding lipoyl synthase gives rise to the protein MQSKPEWLRVKAPSGDVFNETLNIVKLYNLHTVCEEAACPNIGECWNKRHATVMILGSVCTRACAFCNVATGIPDKLDPHEPENLAIAVKKLGLKHVVITSVDRDDLPDGGAEQFIRCIEEIRKINSSTTVEILTPDFLNKEGVIEKIAKVGPDVYNHNVETVPRLYAKIRPRARYFHSLFLLKKVKQNNSDIFTKSGLMVGLGEAKEEILQVMDDLRAADVDFITIGQYLRPTPKHAKVDRYVTPEEFEYYKYAAYSKGFQMVSSSPLTRSSYHAEEDFNRLKAAKKFAL
- a CDS encoding protein-disulfide reductase DsbD family protein, translated to MSFINAIISAFIGGIILNCMPCVFPVLSLKFLSILKKAKGLSNLTIKIEGLAYTVGVLLCMFILAVLLLILRSMGGAVGWGYQMQSPIFILVLLYLMFLIGLSFSGFYDISFILPNFGNKYINQSNCIGSFCTGVFAILVATPCSAPFMASAVGFALTQPTLHFLLIFQALGFGVAFPYLLISFFPTILKFLPKPGQWMETVKQFLAFPMYLSSIWLFWVLIKESNANTILPALTGLLLLVFSIWVLTKLSSRIYTVVLLIFLNLLPFAVVKNMVYVQDTNVADFSIDKLISLVQNERNVLVAVGADWCVTCKINEHLLTSKDMQTLLRSKNVMYMKADWTKKDEKITEYLLKFKRGGVPLYVLYFHNKEGKILPQILSKEVLVSELQ